GCACCATCCCGATCTTCTAATTAGCGACATCGGCATGCCCGAGAAGGATGGAATTATGCTGATTCAGGCCCTGCGCCAGCGGCTAGCGGCAGAGGGGGGGCTGACCCCGGCGATCGCCCTGACTGCCTACGTCGATGGGCAAACGCGCGATCGCGTCCTCGCCGCCGGGTTTCAGCGTCACCTGAGTAAACCCCTCGACCTAGAGCAACTGGACCAGGCCCTGGCAGAGCTGCTCGGCGGTAGCGGCTAGGTCCACCTCTACTTCACCGCCGCCCCAACTCTATTTAAGGAAAACTCATGAAAATTTTGATGATTTTGACCTCTCACGACCAGCTGGGAGACACCGGCAAAAAAACCGGCTTCTGGCTAGAAGAATTTGCGGCCCCCTACTATGTGTTCAAAGATGCTGGGGCCGATATTACCCTAGCCTCACCCCGAGGTGGGCAACCGCCGCTAGACCCCAAAAGCGACGCCCCTGACGCCCAAACCGAGGCTACCGATCGCTTTGGCCAAGACCCCGACGCCCAGCAGGCCCTAGCCAACACCGCCGTGCTGTCTACGCTGTCAGCCACCGACTACGACGCCGTGTTTTATCCCGGTGGCCACGGGCCGCTGTGGGATCTTGCCGCTGACACCCATTCCATCGCCCTCATTGAGGCCTTCTATGGGGCGAATAAGCCCGTGGCCGCCGTGTGCCATGCCCCTGGGGTGCTGCGCCATGCTAAAGCGCCCGATGGTTCGCCCCTGGTGCAAAACAAAGGCGTAACCGGCTTTACCAACAGCGAGGAAGCCGCCGTGGGCCTGACCGACGTGGTGCCCTTTTTGGTAGAAGACATGCTGAAGCAAAACGGCGGCAACTACTCCAAATCTGATGATTGGCAGACCCACGTGGTCCACGACGGTCTCCTAATCACTGGGCAAAATCCAGCCTCCTCGGAAGCGGCGGCCCAAGCCCTGCTGCAAGCGCTAAGCGTCGCTCGGTAGGGGAAGAGCGGAGGGTGCGATCGCGCCAGGGTCAAGGTTTGAGGCCCCCATTTTGTAGGGGCGTAGCATGCTACGCCCCTACGGGACTCCTGCCTATGAATCGGGGTTTACCAAATCAGAACTGAGGCGCGAATTTGGGCAAGGGCAAACGCCGTTTGTCCCTATGAGGGACCTTTGAATTTACGAACGAGCTTGGGTGAGTTCGACCACGGCCTGCACCAGCTTTTCCAGATCGAGGGGTTTGCTGAGGTGGCGCTGATAACCGCTGGCCAAAGACTGCCGCTGATCTTCGTCGCGGGCATAGGCGGTAAGGGCGATCGCCGGAATGTTCCCACCCTGGTCTGGAGGCAAAGCGCGCACCCGGCGAATCAGCTTGTAGCCATCCATCTCGGGCATGCCGATGTCGCTGATCAGCACGTCGGCATGCATGGTTCTGAGGGCGGCCAGGGCTTCGCTGGCCGAGCCGGCGGTAATCACGTTGGCCCCGTACTGCTCTAGCAGCACCGTCAAGAACTCACGGGTATCGGCTGAATCATCGACAGAAAATACTCGAATGCCGCTCAAATCGAGGGCTGGTTTGGGCAGGGCAGCGGCGGGGTCAGTGCTCGTCTCCACCGACAGCTGAGGGAGCCGAACGCTGAAGGTGGCCCCCTGCCCCTCGCCAGGGCTGCGGGCGGTAATGGTGCCACCGTGAACATCGACTAGCTGGCGCACGATCGCTAGCCCCAGCCCCAGCCCCCCATGCCTGCGAGTAATGGAAATATCCTCTTGCCGAAAGGACTCAAACAGGTGAGGCAAAAACTCTGGGCTAATGCCAATTCCTGTGTCGCTGACGCTAATTTCGGCCTGGTTATCGACGGATTTTAGAGTGACGGTGACCTGGCCGTCGCTAGGGGTGAATTTGATGGCGTTGGAGAGCAGGTTGCTGACGACTTGCTGCAGGCGCGCAGTGTCGCCCGCCACTTGAATGGTTGGCTCCAGATCGAGCTTGAGGGCGATGGTTTTAGTCGCTGCCGAGGTCTTCACCGTCTCCACGGCCGCTTCGACTATGCCAGCTAGGTAAACCGGCACCGGGTTGAGGTGGAGCTTGCCGCGCAAGATTTTGGCCAGATCGAGCAGATCGTCAACCAGCTGGGTCTGAAGCAGGGCGTTGCGCTCAATGGTGGCCAGGGCCTGGGCGGTTTTAGCCGCATCGAAGCTGCGAGTTTGCAGCAGCCTGGCCCAGCCCAGAATAGGGT
This genomic interval from Nodosilinea sp. FACHB-141 contains the following:
- a CDS encoding type 1 glutamine amidotransferase domain-containing protein, encoding MKILMILTSHDQLGDTGKKTGFWLEEFAAPYYVFKDAGADITLASPRGGQPPLDPKSDAPDAQTEATDRFGQDPDAQQALANTAVLSTLSATDYDAVFYPGGHGPLWDLAADTHSIALIEAFYGANKPVAAVCHAPGVLRHAKAPDGSPLVQNKGVTGFTNSEEAAVGLTDVVPFLVEDMLKQNGGNYSKSDDWQTHVVHDGLLITGQNPASSEAAAQALLQALSVAR